In Aspergillus flavus chromosome 3, complete sequence, one genomic interval encodes:
- a CDS encoding DnaJ domain protein has translation MLFPRVRTPGIRLRTTHLHTQHWNHTYPTLYTNTASFSTSPIRRATSREPSHYEILEVPITASPAEIKKKFYALSLRHHPDRNRNDPKASSRFARISSAYETLSNHTKRAAYDREHGIIAHHSTHSTANPGQHPMGSYSSYSANLHTKGASYAGSRPASGLSKRRGQFRGPPPSFYAHGGYGNRKAPGGASSSSAAGGWSEHDPTAFIYRNPVNHFNAPGHYKTQSAEDARRKERRSKEMGAELNNQYIGSRGDFAVRFIIVCGILVGAGSMTGLIGWPGERSPKAKGNKPARRKEE, from the exons ATGTTATTTCCTCGCGTGAGGACCCCCGGCATTCGACTCCGGACCACGCATCTGCACACGCAACATTGGAACCATACCTATCCCACATTGTACACCAATACAGCTTCATTCTCGACGTCGCCAATTAGACGCGCAACGAGCCGTGAACCGAGCCACTATGAAATCCTCGAAGTACCGATAACGGCGTCACCAGCCGAGATCAAAAA AAAATTCTACGCCCTCTCCCTCCGCCACCACCCAGACCGCAATCGCAACGACCCAAAAGCCTCCTCACGCTTCGCCCGAATCTCCTCCGCCTACGAAACCCTCAGCAACCACACCAAACGTGCCGCCTACGACCGCGAACACGGAATCATAGCCCACCACTCAACACACAGCACCGCAAACCCCGGCCAACACCCTATGGGCAGCTACAGTAGCTACAGCGCAAACCTGCACACAAAGGGGGCATCATACGCTGGATCGCGGCCAGCTAGTGGACTGAGTAAACGCCGGGGGCAGTTCCGCGGACCGCCGCCCAGTTTCTATGCGCACGGGGGGTACGGGAATAGGAAGGCTCCTGGAGGagcgtcgtcgtcttcaGCTGCGGGCGGCTGGAGCGAGCATGATCCTACAGCGTTTATTTATCGAAACCCCGTGAATCACTTCAATGCGCCGGGGCATTATAAGACGCAGTCAGCTGAGGATGCGAGACGGAAGGAGAGGCGGTCGAAGGAGATGGGTGCGGAGCTGAATAATCAGTATATTGGGAGTCGCGGGGATTTTGCTGTGCGCTTTATTATCGTTTGCGGCATCCTGGTGGGCGCTGGGTCTATGACGGGTCTCATCGGTTGGCCTGGGGAACGGAGTCCGAAGGCTAAGGGTAATAAACCTGCTCGgcggaaagaagaatga
- a CDS encoding outer mitochondrial membrane protein porin (unnamed protein product) has protein sequence MSAPASFSDIAKAANDLLNKDFYHTSAASLEVKSKAPNGVTFNVKGKNAHEGPIAGSLEAKYVDKPTGKGPKRRKRPIRKPPDSNFPVLRDTRSMFAFSCGQVLSHNIKIFLSSRISHHAVLLILCPRPGLTLTQAWTTANALDTKLELDNNIANGLKAEILTQYQPSKQSKGAKVNLHFKQPNLHARAFFDLLNGPSANFDAVLGHEGFLVGAEGGYDVQKAAITKYSAAIGYSVPQYSAAITASNNLSVFAASYYHRVNAQVEAGAKATWDSKTGNSVGLEVASKYRLDPSSFAKAKINDRGVAALAYNVLLRPGVTLGLGASFDTQNLNQAAHKVGASFTFEA, from the exons ATGTCTgctcctgcttctttctctgacATCGCCAAGGCGGCCAACGAT CTCCTTAACAAGGATTTCTACCACACCAGCGCTG CCAGCCTTGAGGTTAAGTCCAAGGCTCCCAATGGCGTCACCTTCAACGTGAAGGGCAAGAACGCCCACGAGGGTCCCATCGCTGGCTCT CTCGAGGCCAAGTACGTCGACAAGCCTACTGGTAAAGGCCCCAAAAGACGCAAACGTCCCATACGCAAACCACCCGATTCCAATTTCCCAGTGCTGCGAGACACTCGGTCCATGTTTGCATTTTCATGCGGCCAAGTCCTGTCTCACAATATCaaaatctttctttcatccAGAATTAGCCATCATGCAGTCTTGCTAATATTGTGTCCCCGCCCAGGCCTCACCCTCACCCAGGCATGGACCACTGCCAACGCCCTCGACACCAAGCTCGAGCTCGACAACAACATTGCCAACGGTCTCAAGGCCGAGATCCTCACCCAGTACCAGCCTTCCAAGCAGTCCAAGGGTGCTAAGGTCAACCTTCACTTCAAGCAGCCCAACCTGCACGCCCGTGCCTTCTTCGACCTCCTGAACGGCCCCTCCGCCAACTTCGACGCTGTCCTTGGCCACGAGGGCTTCCTCGTTGGTGCTGAGGGTGGCTACGACGTCCAGAAGGCTGCCATCACCAAGTACTCCGCTGCCATTGGCTACAGCGTTCCCCAGTACTCCGCTGCCATCACCGCTAGCAACAACCTGTCCGTCTTCGCTGCCAGCTACTACCACCGCGTCAACGCTCAGGTTGAGGCTGGTGCTAAGGCTACCTGGGACTCCAAGACCGGCAACTCTGTCGGCCTTGAGGTTGCCAGCAAGTACAGACTCGACCCCTCTTCCTTCGCCAAG GCCAAGATCAACGACCGTGGTGTCGCCGCTCTGGCTTACAACGTTCTGCTCCGCCCTGGTGTcacccttggccttggtgcTTCCTTCGATACCCAGAACCTGAACCAGGCTGCCCACAAGGTCGGTGCCAGCTTCACCTTCGAGGCTTAA
- a CDS encoding asparagine synthase produces the protein MCGIFACYNHPDVQKFKPTALRMAKAYLSDSGAQPLVNDDGSLALAVNGEIYNHRIIRKNLKNQYDFKTHSDCEVVIPLYMEHGLDAPKHLDGMFSWVLYDRKQDRVVAARDPIGVTSFYIGWSSETPGAIYFASELKSLHPVCDKIEAFPPGHIFDSKTGSMTRYFEPKWWDPTNVPTTPVDLKVLRHTLEKSVRKRLMAEVPYGVLLSGGLDSSLVASIAQRETLRMQEAAKVAIQNQTGSSDLVGIDDSNELSTVTTFQQLHSFSIGLPGAPDTEAALEVAKYLGTKHHAFTFTVEDGINALSDVIYHLETYDVTTIRASTPMYLLSRKIKAMGVKMVLSGEGSDEIFGGYLYFHAAPNKEEFHNETVRRVKALHLADCLRANKSTSAWGLEARVPFLDKNFLETAMGVDPQDKMITKERIEKYILRKAFDTTDEPDVEPYLPEKILWRQKEQFSDGVGYSWIDGLKDHAELHVTDEMMKNPKPEWGNDIPDTKEAYWYRMMFDEHFPPSCASTVERWVPTWSKQTDPSGRAIATHNAKYDHVE, from the exons atgtGTGGCATCTTCGCGTGTTATAA CCACCCTGATGTGCAAAAATTTAAGCCTACGGCTTTGCGCATGGCCAAGGC AT ACCTTTCAGACTCCGGTGCTCAGCCCCTTGTGAACGATGACGGTTCCCTCGCCCTGGCCGTCAACGGAGAGATCTATAACCACCGCATCATCAGAAAGAACCTTAAGAACCAATATGACTTCAAGACACATTCGGATTGCGAAGTTGTTATTCCGTTG TACATGGAACATGGTCTTGATGCCCCTAAGCACCTTGACGGCATGTTCTCTTGGGTTCTTTATGACAGAAAGCAAGACCGTGTTGTTGCGGCACGCGATCCCATTGGTGTCACTAGCTTCTACATCGGCTGGTCTTCGGAGACCCCTGGAGCTATCTACTTCGCTTCGGAGCTGAAGTCCCTGCACCCAGTTTGCGATAAGATCGAGGCTTTCCCTCCTGGCCACATTTTCGACTCCAAGACCGGCTCTATGACTCGTTATTTCGAACCTAAGTGGTGGGACCCCACTAACGTCCCCACGACTCCTGTCGACCTTAAGGTTCTCCGTCACACCTTGGAGAAGTCTGTTCGGAAGCGTCTGATGGCTGAAGTTCCTTATGGTGTTCTGCTGTCCGGTGGTCTGGACTCCAGCTTGGTCGCCTCCATTGCTCAGCGTGAGACTTTGCGCATGCAGGAGGCTGCCAAGGTAGCCATCCAGAACCAGACTGGCTCATCCGATCTGGTTGGCATTGACGACAGCAACGAGCTCTCTACCGTCACCACATTCCAACAGCTgcattccttctccatcggTCTTCCTGGTGCTCCCGATACTGAGGCTGCCCTTGAGGTGGCCAAGTACCTTGGAACCAAGCACCACGCTTTCACCTTCACCGTTGAGGATGGTATCAATGCTCTTTCCGATGTCATCTACCACCTGGAGACTTATGATGTTACTACCATCCGTGCATCTACCCCCATGTATCTCCTCAGCCGCAAGATCAAGGCGATGGGTGTAAAGATGGTTCTGAGTGGTGAGGGAAGTGACGAGATCTTCGGTGGCTACCTCTACTTCCACGCTGCCCCTAACAAGGAGGAATTCCACAATGAGACTGTGAGACGAGTCAAGGCCCTGCACCTGGCAGATTGCCTTAGAGCGAACAAGTCGACTTCCGCTTGGGGTCTGGAAGCCCGTGTGCCTTTCTTGGATAAGAACTTCCTTGAGACTGCTATGGGTGTTGATCCTCAGGATAAGATGATCACTAAGGAGCGCATTGAAAAGTACATCCTGCGTAAAGCATTCGACACCACCGATGAGCCCGATGTCGAGCCATACCTTCCGGAGAAGATCCTCTGGCGCCAGAAGGAACAGTTTAGCGACGGCGTCGGCTACAGCTGGATCGACGGTCTGAAGGATCATGCTGAACTTCATGTCACCGATGAAATGATGAAGAACCCCAAGCCCGAGTGGGGCAACGATATCCCTGATACCAAGGAAGC TTACTGGTACCGTATGATGTTCGATGAGCACTTCCCACCTTCCTGCGCATCTACCGTTGAGCGTTGGGTGCCAACATGGTCGAAACAGACCGACCCTAGTGGAAG AGCTATTGCGACTCACAACGCCAAGTACGATCATGTTGAGTAA
- a CDS encoding putative SUMO conjugating enzyme, with protein sequence MSLCLNRLTEERKQWRRDHPYGFYAKPHRTPQGVLDLKRWECGVPGKAQTLWDGGLFKLDVTFPDEYPTKPPKCKFVPPLFHPNVYPSGTVCLSILNEEEAWKPAITIKQILLGIQDLLDDPNPESPAQAEAYNLFKKDRPAYEKRVRQVVKENPTL encoded by the exons ATGTCTCTGTGTCTTAATCGCCTGACAGAAGAAAG AAAGCAGTGGCGACGTGACCACCCTTACGGATTCTATGCGAAGCCTCATCGAACCCCTCAGGGTGTGTTGGATTTGAAGCGCTGGGAATGTGGTGTCCCTGGAAAGGCGCAGACCCTCTGGGACGGCGGGCTTTTTAAGCTTGATGTCACTTTTCCAGACG AATACCCGACCAAACCGCCAAAGT GCAAATTCGTCCCTCCTCTGTTTCACCCGAATGTCTACCCCTCAGGCACCGTCTGCCTCTCAATTttgaatgaagaagaagcctgGAAACCTGCCATCACCATTAAACAGATCCTGCTCGGCATCCAGGACCTGCTCGATGACCCCAATCCGGAGTCGCCTGCACAGGCGGAAGCATACAATCTGTTCAAGAAGGATCGTCCAGCATACGAGAAACGAGTGAGACAAGTTGTGAAGGAGAACCCAACGCTTTGA
- a CDS encoding G-patch DNA repair protein: MASENTPSKPGGMLSLYANLLDPSADNSPGTISRAPVVFKQASEGESQPDESAAKKQQLNTASLRFQPTKRPQLSAQKPKPKPALPKAAPVPASAAAAVPKTTLADWANTEEDDVNDFYAGPKRQRGGRKKRKKNKDTREFAQDWDDIYDPSRPNSYEEYKHSDEQISEVREWKDRLYAHRIVRSLSRDSYSDEDYGRPMNRQFAPPSSFAPPPNLNDMPPAPPAHSPAPPADIPDAASGEEAFARRAQLHTNPADTAMADYTPPPPAEASSAPVPDDPTGQDAYLRRLQMSAGPQPVAEPAPPPQPRPLEALQPASATISRAPVRYTLPPPPADIPASEAELEEVFAKEQPVEGEGEGEAEGQRSLRPGQKGFAQRLLEKYGWTKGSGLGATGTGIVNPLQVKVEKQKKRPDSEGGGFATPAGRGKIIGGARKKEDEGKFGQMSEVVILKGMLDGMDVEAELEGDQDGGLMQEIGDECSEKYGNVERVFIARGSAPPVPVFVKFTNQLSALRAVNALEGRIFNGNPITARFFDTQKFEQGIYE, translated from the exons ATGGCTTCCGAGAACACCCCGTCTAAACCCGGGGGCATGCTCTCGCTCTATGCAAATCTGCTCGATCCATCCGCCGATAACTCTCCCGGGACGATTTCTCGCGCCCCGGTCGTCTTCAAGCAAGCCTCCGAAGGCGAGTCGCAGCCAGATGAATCAGCTGCCAAGAAACAACAGCTCAATACCG CTTCTCTCCGATTTCAGCCTACGAAAAGACCACAACTATCTGCGCAGAAACCAAAACCGAAGCCAGCTTTACCGAAGGCAGCCCCTGTTCCCGCAtcggcagcggcagcggtTCCTAAGACTACCCTTGCAGATTGGGCTAAtaccgaagaggatgatgtcaATGATTTCTATGCTGGACCGAAAAGACAGCGGGGTGGGCGCAAAAAGCGCAAGAAGAATAAGGATACGCGGGAATTTGCCCAGGACTGGGACGATATTTACGACCCGTCACGGCCTAATAGCTACGAAGAATATAAGCACAGCGACGAGCAGATATCCGAAGTTCGCGAGTGGAAAGATCGCCTATACGCACATCGCATAGTGCGATCTCTGAGCCGAGATTCGTATAGTGATGAGGACTATGGAAGGCCAATGAACC GACAATTCGCCCCTCCGAGTAGTTTCGCACCACCTCCAAACCTCAACGATATGCCACCTGCACCGCCTGCACATTCTCCTGCTCCCCCTGCTGACATACCAGATGCTGCTTCGGGGGAGGAGGCATTTGCCCGGCGTGCGCAACTGCATACAAACCCAGCCGATACGGCTATGGCCGACTatacaccaccacctcccgCAGAGGCATCCTCAGCGCCTGTTCCAGATGACCCTACGGGTCAAGACGCTTATCTGCGTCGCCTTCAGATGTCAGCTGGACCTCAGCCTGTAGCAGAACCTGCGCCGCCACCACAACCACGGCCGCTAGAAGCGCTGCAACCTGCCTCTGCGACCATTTCTCGCGCGCCCGTCCGCTATACTTTacctccaccaccggcaGATATACCTGCATCAGAAGCAGAGCTTGAGGAAGTCTTCGCTAAGGAGCAACCAGTGGAAGGTGAGGGTGAAGGTGAAGCGGAGGGTCAGCGATCACTTCGGCCCGGGCAGAAGGGATTTGCTCAGCGTCTGCTTGAAAAGTATGGTTGGACAAAAGGCTCTGGTTTGGGCGCGACGGGAACGGGTATCGTCAACCCACTGCAGGTCAAGGttgagaaacagaaaaagcGGCCAGACTCAGAGGGTGGTGGCTTCGCCACGCCCGCTGGTAGGGGTAAAATCATTGGTGGTgcgaggaagaaagaagacgaagggaAGTTTGGTCAGATGAGCGAAGTCGTTATCTTGAAGGGCATGTTAGACGGCATGGACGTGGAGGCCGAACTAGAAGGCGATCAGGACGGGGGCTTGATGCAAGAGATTGGGGATGAGTGTTCTGAGAAG TATGGAAATGTCGAACGTGTCTTCATTGCCCGCGGCTCTGCCCCTCCAGTTCCGGTATTTGTCAAATTCACCAATCAGCTATCTGCACTAAGA GCTGTCAATGCCCTGGAGGGCCGAATATTCAACGGAAATCCTATCACAGCTCGGTTCTTTGACACACAGAAATTTGAGCAAGGAATATATGAATGA
- a CDS encoding putative coenzyme A synthetase (unnamed protein product) — translation MTTLAQSFSSRSADIAVVVPKRQTPLSPNLSITYQQLHAHVAEFQAKLAKLGVGHGGAVSLALANSYEFIVGFLGASWQRAIAAPLNPAYKQEEFEFYIDDLSSTLVLIPKGSYAQNGPAVRAGRKYNAAIAECYWNGTEVVLDVKEQGKLAGSAGVTVGQAQPDDVALVLHTSGTTGRPKAVPLTHKNLTTTMRNIRDTYKLTPKDRTYLVMPLFHVHGLLAAFLAPLYSGGSVIVPPKFSAHEFWSDFVAYNANWYTAVPTIHQILLKTPLPNPIPNIRFIRSCSSPLSPKTFQDLEKTFNAPVLEAYAMTEAAHQMTSNPLPPGKRQPGSVGLGQGVEIKILDQDGNEVPQGKEAEICVRGENVTKGYLNNPSANKSSFTKDGFFRTGDQGKKDPDGYVIITGRIKELINKGGEKISPIELDNTLLHHPKVAEAVCFAIPDEGHYGEDIGAAVVLKGNNTATEDELKSFMAEKLAKFKTPKRVWIVPQIPKTATGKIQRRKVAEAMLTPKAKL, via the exons ATGACCACCTTAGCGCAGTCCTTCTCCTCTCGGAGCGCCGACATTGCAGTTGTGGTTCCCAAGAGACAGACCCCCCTGTCCCCTAATCTCAGCATCACCTATCAACAGCTGCATGCTCATGTGGCCGAGTTCCAAGCTAAATTGGCTAAGCTGGGCGTTGGTCACGGAGGTGCGGTGTCCTTGGCGCTGGCAAACTCGTACGAATTCATCGTCGGGTTTCTAGGCGCGTCCTGGCAGCGGGCGATCGCCGCTCCACTAAATCCCGCTTATAAGCAGGAGGAGTTCGAGTTCTATATCGATGACCTTAGTTCGACGTTAGTGCTGATTCCTAAGGGGTCGTATGCGCAGAATGGCCCCGCCGTGCGTGCTGGAAGAAAATACAATGCTGCGATTGCGGAGTGCTACTGGAATGGCACAGAGGTGGTTTTAGATGTGAAGGAACAAGGCAAATTGGCGGGTAGCGCGGGTGTGACTGTCGGACAGGCCCAGCCGGACGATGTTGCTCTTGTGCTTCATACAAGTGGCACGACCGGCAGGCCCAAAGCT GTTCCACTCACCCACAAGAATCTCACCACGACCATGA GGAATATCCGGGATACGTACAAGCTAACGCCAAAGGATCGTACATATTTGGTGATGCctcttttccatgtccatggCCTCCTAGCAGCATTCCTGGCGCCTCTATACTCTGGAGGATCCGTCATTGTACCTCCAAAGTTCTCGGCCCATGAATTCTGGTCAGACTTCGTAGCCTACAACGCGAACTGGTACACAGCTGTGCCTACTATCCACCAGATTCTGCTTAAAACTCCCCTGCCCAATCCCATCCCCAATATCCGCTTCATCCGCTCATGTTCCTCACCATTATCCCCCAAAACCTTCCAGGATCTGGAAAAGACGTTCAACGCGCCCGTCCTGGAGGCGTACGCAATGACCGAAGCCGCTCACCAGATGACCAGCAACCCACTTCCGCCCGGAAAGCGCCAACCCGGCAGCGTCGGCCTCGGACAGGGTGTAGAGATCAAGATCCTCGATCAAGATGGCAACGAGGTTCCCCAGGGCAAGGAGGCCGAGATTTGCGTGCGCGGTGAGAATGTAACCAAGGGGTATCTGAACAACCCATCCGCCAACAAATCTTCGTTCACCAAGGACGGGTTCTTCCGCACGGGAGACCAGGGTAAGAAGGATCCGGACGGCTACGTGATCATCACCGGGCGTATCAAAGAGCTCATCAACAAGGGCGGAGAAAAGATCAGCCCCATCGAGCTGGACAACACGCTCCTACACCACCCCAAGGTAGCCGAGGCTGTGTGCTTCGCCATCCCAGACGAGGGGCACTATGGCGAGGACATCGGAGCTGCGGTTGTCCTGAAGGGCAACAACACAGCCACGGAGGACGAGTTGAAGTCGTTCATGGCAGAGAAGTTGGCGAAATTCAAGACCCCCAAGAGG GTCTGGATTGTTCCACAGATTCCCAAGACCGCAACGGGCAAAATCCAACGCCGCAAGGTCGCAGAGGCGATGCTGACACCCAAGGCAAAGCTGTAA